TTGGTCAGGATGATCATGTTCGTATGTACGGGAAAGACTATCCTGAACGAATTGGAAAGGCTGGTTTTGAGGTGTCGGAAGTAGATCTTCTGAAGCAACTCAAGCCCGAAGAAGTGGTACGATTTGCGCTACCCAACGAAGTGATTTATATGGCTGTAAAACCAACATCATGAAATACCTGTTCATCGTTCAGGGCGAGGGCCGAGGACACATGACACAAGCCATCTCACTAGGCCAGATCTTACGAAATGCCGGGCATGAGATCGTAGAAGTGGTCATGGGTAAAAGCAAACAACGGGAGCTTCCTTCTTTTTTCGTGGAAAAGATGAACGCCAAAATTACGCGGCTCGATAGCCCGAATTTTGTAACCGACAAGCAGCACAAGTCCGTCAAGCCGATGAAAACGGCCATTTATACATTGCTCAACTCTCCCAAGTATGAAAAGAGCTTAAAGAAAATTCATGAGATCGTACAACGGACTCAACCGGATATTATCGTCAATTTTTATGACTTTTTGGGAGGACTGTACAATTTCCGATATCGACCCAGGGCAAAGTTCATCTGCCTGGCACATCAATACTTGATCACACATCCGGAATTTGACTTCCCTCCCGGCAGAAAGCTGGAACGCGCCACACTGAAACTGGCCAATAAAGTTACCACACTGAGTGCCGACAAAATTCTGGCCTTGTCCTTTCAGCCATTTGAAGACCAGCCAAGAAAGAAGACATTTGTTGTCCCGCCCCTTCTCCGTTCAGAAGTAAAAGCACTTACACCTACTCCAGGCAAATCACTCTTGATCTACATGGTGAATCCAGGCTATGGTGCTGAAGTGGAGTCTTTTCACAAGGATTATCCCGAAATTGCATTGGATTGTTTCTGGGACAAGAAGGATGAGCCCGAGGAGCTGGTCGTAGACGAAACACTGACTTTTCATCAATTGAACGATCAGAAGTTCATAGAGAAAATGGCGCAATCTAACGGGTACATTACCACGGCAGGTTTTGAATCCGTCTGCGAAGCGATGTATCTAGGAAAACCTACCATGATGATCCCAGTACAGGGACATTACGAGCAAGCCTGCAATGCCGTGGATGGAGAAAAAGCCGGAGCAGGTATACAAAATAATGCTTTTAACATTAAAAAACTCGTTGATTACATTCCGAGTTATCAGGATGTTTCAGTGAAGTTTCGCCCCTGGGCAGATCGAAATACGGAATTGTTTCTGAAGCACCTCACCTGATCCGTAATGGTTACCTTTATTGTTGCAAAGACAAGCTTCCATGGCCTTCATTTCTAAGAAAAAGGACATCTATCCTATCGACGAGCATCTCCGGGAATACCTGGATCACTATGCCAGATTGATCACCCTACCGATCAATTATGAAGATCTTCATCGCTACAATAATTCGATTCCCCAATATGACAGTGAAGGAAAGGATACCTTATGGGAGACGGTGTTTTTCCCTCAGTCGGACATGGAAGAGGTACAGTATGCGCTGAAAAAGATCTATGCACTCATGAAGGCCGATGGCGACCTTTCAGTAATGGAGCATCTGTTCATTGACAGGGTTGACCTTTGCACCTATGGTAATACACAACCTTTCAGGGTCCGCATTGTCAATCGCATCAATGATAATTTCGACTATTTCTACATCAAAAAAGCAGATGCTTCTCGAATCTACGGCCTGGAACTGGAGCACTTGCTCTCCCCCAATAAAATGGACTATTTGGTCCATAAGGATACGTTGATAGAGGAGCATATTGTGGGTATTCCAGCTGAACAATTCATCAAAACCCACATGAAAAATCCGCAATTGAATGAGACACGCCTTGCCAAAGAGTTTGTCAAATTCAATGAACGGTGCTTTATCCGATTATTGGGAGACATGCATTCTTCCAACTTCGTCATAGATATTACACCGGATTTTGAGGAAGTCTCCTATCGATTGAGACCCATTGACTTTGACCAGCAATCTTATGAAGGTCGTAAAGCGATCTACATGCCCAAGTACTACAAGCAAAACTATCCGATCATCCAACTGGGAATTGACAAAATGACCACCGAAACCATGCGTCAATATCAAAGAGAAGAGCGTACGTTGACAGCCAACCGGATCAAAGTGGAGCATGCCCGTGTAGATCACTTAATGACCGCCATGAAGAAATCCAGAATTGCACCAGATAAAAACGTGTATTCGCTTCGGCAGGAATTAGCAAATTTTTACAAAGAACCCGAATTTCTACAGTGTGTCAATATGGGCTCAATAGTGGCACTGAGCCTGGAAATGCTTGATAGAAAGCCTGATTTATATCGTGAGTGACCAGCGGTCCTGTTGATCCCTATTCAGGAACAGGCATTACTTTGCTATCCTTGAAAGTAGACAAGATCACCATGGACTGCATGCTGTCTACTACTTCAATCTCACTTACTTTCTCCAACATCAACTTCTGATAAGAAGCAATATCACTAGAAATCACTTTAAGGATAAAGTCACCGGAACCTGTAATATGATGGCACTCGATCACCTCAGGAATATCATTGATGCGTTCGATGAAGGTAGCAATGTTTTTGCTGTTATGCCCTTTTAAAGACACTTGAACGAAGGTGCTTACTCCTAATCCAATGAGATTGGTATCCAGCTTGGCATGGTAGCTTTTGATGATCCCTGAGTTTTCAAGTTTCTTGACCCGTTCCAAAGTAGGGGCTGGTGAAAGACCAATATCTTTTGATAATTGGGCATTGGTGATTTTCGCATTGGACTGAAGAATCTCCAGAATTTTTCGATCCGTATTGTCCAATTTGATGTTTAGAGCGTTTAGTTTCATTCCAATCGCGATTTCTTATACCAGTTTTACTTATTGTAACGAACAGACTTGCAAAGCAACCGAATAAAAATTGCCAAAACAAATATTTTAATCATTCAACCAAAGAAAACTCGGTAATTTTTCATTTTGGGTTTATAAAAGTGTCAATCAACTCCATTTCCATTTGCCATTCTCCTCAAAAACGCTGATTATTTTACAATCTATTCCGTAATACACACGTTTGCAAATGGAATAAAGTTGTCAACGAAATATTATTCTACGCAAAAGTATGAATTATAATTTTTATTCTGAAGAAATGTAAAAAATTCCGCCTGTAGATAGCAATGTTATGACTTACCTAACGGAATTTATTGTTTGACGATCCGTTTGATCTCCACAAATTCACCATATGCTATTCTGATGAAATAGATACCTGGTTTAAAGGGTGCTAGTTCGACCCTAAATGACTGTAAGCCTTCATTCAGATCGGTATAGCGTTCTTGAATTTCTACCTTACCCGAAGCATCTAACAAACTGATGATCACGTCTCCTTCAGTAGGCAACACTGTGTCAACAGAGATCTCATTCGTGGCGGGATTAGGATATACCGGCGGAAATACCGGTTGTGGCTCAAAATTTTCGCAGATGCTGTTATTTTCCATATTCATATCCTCACTGTCATAAGTAGCAGTAACTTGTACGCAGATGTAACTGGCCTGATTAGGAACATCGAGATTCAATTCAAAAGATCTCGATTGCCCTATTGGTACGAGAACATTCTCCGTACTCTGGAATGGCAATTGGTCTTCGACTTCTACGGAGAAACGCAAGGAATTGACTGGTAAATTGCTGTTATTTTCAACAGAAACCTGGATTACGGAAAATTCAGGACTCTCATCTAGTGGAACTAATCGCATGCCAGTTAGCGCTATATCGATCTCTGGTACCCTCACCAGCACATCTATGGAAGTGGTATCCGAACAAGAAAACTCAGAAAATGCGATCAACGATACTTCGCGATTTCCACTGGCATCAAAAATCGTTTCAAAATCATTGTCGGTGCTCACCGGCTGGTCATCGACTAACCATTGATAAGAAGTACTTCCCGTGGAAGTATTCGTAAAAGTGAAGCCAGACCCCTCAACACCAAAGTTCGAAGAGGCTTCAAAAGAGGCTACAGGTGCTGAAAGTACATTTACCTGCCGAGTTAGGGTATCTATGCAACCTTGAGCCGTAGTGGTCACCAACCAAATGTCATTATCTCCATCCACGGTAAATTTATGACTGACAGAGGTACCGTTCCCGATAAGCGCACCATTCAATATCCACTGTCGAGATACAATGGCATCCTCCGTAGAAGTCGATAAGTCCGAAAACGTAGCAAAGTCATTTTGGCAGATCTGAGGATTATCAAATGCAAGGACAGGACGCTCCAATACCGTCACTCTGCTTGAGATGGTAGACGTACATAGATTTTGGGTGGTAAGTGTCAGTGAAACATCATAAGTGCCCGGAGTAGAAAAGACATAGTCAATATCAACAATGCTTGTATCGGCTATCTCAATGTTCTGTCCTTCGAAATTCCAGATCCTGGAAATGACCCGATTCCCGGTAGAAATATCGCTGATATCAGTAAAATGGAAGCTACTACCAAAGCATGCCGCATCGATTTGGATCGCCGGGTCTGCTGCATCCTGAACCGTGATGATTTGCGTGACACTACTCTGGCATCCAGCACTACTCGTCACTTCCTGGGTGATCTCATAGTCACCGGGCTCATTCAAAATCAATTCTGGGTTCTGATCTGAAAACAATTCCTCAATACTTTCGACAGAATAACTCCAATCCACAATATCCGAAGCTGCAACTGAAGAAGTATCGATCAAATTGATCGCTCCTTCACAAGGTAGCTGTGCCCTAAAGCCAGCTTCTGGTAAAAAATCAACCGAAAAAGCTTGTCTTAACGTGTCGGTACAGCCACTACTGTTGGTCGCTACCATCGAGATCTCATAATCTCCCGGAACTTGATACAAGTGTGAAGGTGAAGTCTGTGTGCTCGTAAAGCCATCTCCAAAATCCCAGCTGTAACTAATCGCACCAATGGTAAGATTCGTGAAGTTGGTCACCTCTTGATCACAAGTAGGGGAAATGGAATAATCGATACCTGGTAAGTCATTGACGGTAATTTGCTGCGTTGCAGCCTCAGATGTACATCCGGGAATCGTGGCAACAACACTTACTGACTGATCTCCGGAGCCTGTAAACGCAAAGTCTGGCTGATCAGCGGTTACCATGGAATCTCCATTAAACGTCCAGTCGTAAGCAATCACATCTTCCCAATCAGCATCTTCCGTACTATTTGCAATCTCCAGACTGGTGGATTGGCAGATATTACCCGAAATATCAAAAACCGGAACAGGCGGCGCATCATAAATAGTAATCGTTTCTTCGATCGTATTGGTACAAGTCCCATCACTGATGTCCAGTGTAACTCGCTTTTCACCGGGGCTGGTAAACTGAAATGTTTCTTCTGCGCTGATACCAACCGCTTCTCCGTTAAAATCCCAGCTGTAGGTATAAATATCTGTGCTTGCAGTGAAGATATTGGCATTATCGATGCAGCGGGAGTCTGTAATATTGAATTCTATATCAGGTGCAGTATTATTATTCACTGTAAATGATTGTATTAAAACTTCTTCACATCCCAAGAGACCAAAGCCTCGGAGGATCACAGGGTAGGTACCTGACGTACCATAACTCACCTCACCTGTAGGAGCAAAATCTTGTGAAAATGTCGTTGAACTCTCACAATCAGATCGCGTGAATCTTATCATCGAAAACTGGTTCGATGTAAATTCCACCCCTAATCCATAGTATATCCCTCCGTAAGCAATTACTTCAAATGCAGTGTTCACACTAAACAAGCCTCCAAAATTGCCTAGATCTTCCAGGGTTGGAGAGGTGTTACTCAAGCTACTACCAAAGTTCAACCGGTAAATGGACCCATTATTCGTCGTATTTACGAGCGCATAGTAATCTTCCTGTTCTTTCAATAAACTAAATCCTGCGCTGCGGCCCGTCCCTAAGCCTGTCACCGTAACCGAACCACTGGTCAGACTCGTACCCATTGATAAATGATGCAGGTTACTTCCCGCTCCACTTACCAACCCAAACCAATCACTTCCCTCTTTCACAACCGAAACCTCCGTAGCAAAGGTGACCCCACTAATTGTTCTTGTGGTAACCGTGGGTTCATTCGAAAAGGAGGACCCAAAGTCAAGTACTACCAAGTTCCCATCACCTGCGATTACCGCATAATAATTACCCCCATCTTCCAACAGCTCCACCCCTCGCAAGTCACTCACGCCGACATCTCCAAGGCTCTCTGCGGTTGGGGCAGTGGTCAAACTACTCCACTGCAATCGATATACTATTCCTGATTGAGTCGTCAGTATTCCATAGCGTGTCGATCCTTCCATCATACTGCCAATCCCTTGAAAATCTGAAGGGATTCCCAGGTCTCCCAAATCCACCACATCATAACTAGCTGACAAGGAATCGAAATCAATCCTAAACATCTTCTGATTATCACGGCTCACAATGAACGTATGAACCGAATTCGCCGACTCTCCGCGCAACGTCAACTGCCCAAATGGACTCGATAGTTCGCTGATTATACCCAGATCAATGCCTTCGCCTTCACCCCTATAATCCTCACCACAAAAATCCCACTCATAGTATTGGGTATTCACCGATTCATTACTCAACGTCAACGACTCCCTGATACATAAATCATCATCTACAGTAAAACTCAGCGTCGGACATACTGCCTCTATCACCGTTACTGTATTTGTAACCGTCCAACTACACCCTTGAGACGTTTCAACTATCAGAACTACCTCTACTTCTCCGGGGCTAGTAAACGTAATTGTCGGATCTTCTTCTGTACTGCTTTCTATTCCACCAAAGTCCCAGGACCAGCTAACTACGGCATCTCCAGATAAGGTTAAATCTTCGCCTTCAAAGGAAATTGGAAGGTTCTCTACAACCTCAGATGGAAAACTAAATGCCGCTAATGCCCCATCATTTACTTCCAATTCTCTTGTGAATATGGTCTCACAGCCATCTGCATTTGTTGCACGCAAACTCACAGTATAACTACCTGCTAAGGAATAAGTATCCTGGGGGGGAGGGGGGGGGGGGGGGGGGGGGGGGGGGGGGGGGGGCCATATATCTATCATCGGAGCCAGTCCATCCACCACATCGTAACTATCCGACAAGGAATCGAAATCTATCCGGAACATCTTCTGATTATCACGGCTCACAATGAACGTGTGAACCGAATTCGCCGACTCTCCGCGCAACGTCATCTGACCAAATGGACTTGATAGTTCGCTGATTATGCCCAGGTCAATGCCTTCGCCTTCACCCCTATAATCCTCACCACAAAAATCCCACTCATAGTATTGGGTATTCACCGATTCATTACTCAACGTCAACGACTCCCCGATACATAAATCATCATCTACAGTAAAACTCAGCGTCGGACATACTGCCTCTATCACCGTTACTGTATTTGTAACCGTCCAACTACACCCTTGAGACGTTTCAACTATCAGAACTACCTCTACTTCCCCAGGATCTGTAAATATGAAGGTCGGATCTTCTTCTGTACTGCTTTCTAGTCCGCCAAAGTCCCAGGACCAGCTAACTACGGCATCTCCCGATAAGGTTAAATCTTCCCCATCAAAGGAAATTGGAAGGTTCTCTACAACCTCAGATGGAAAACTAAATGCCGCTAAGGCTCCATCATTCACTTCCAATTCTCTTGTGAATATGGTCTCACAGCCATCTGCATTTGTTGCTCGCAAACTCACTGTATAACTACCTGCTAAGGAATAAGTATGTGTAGGAGTTAACTCATCCGATACTGTCGTCCCATCACCAAAGTCCCAGGTCAAACTATTGGAAGAGCCCGTTATTTCTCCCGTAAACGAGATCGCCTCACCGAAACAGTTGTTATTAAACGTAAACGACACTTCCGGACCTACTGTGATCTCCACTGGTGTACTGCTCAGGGCTGAACTACAACCTGGAAGAAAACTCTGCAAGGTTACCGTCTTGGTTCCTGAAGTCGCAAAGGTGAACTCGCCATCCTTGCTCGTACTATTCCCCTCTCCATTGAAATCCCAACTATAGGTCAATACATCGTCATATCCCGTTTCATCGGTGGTATTGGTAAATGTCAATGCGGTATTCGTACATAAACTACCCCCCGATACGGTAAACGTTGGCATTGGGGGCTCCGGATAGATCGTTAGCGTTTCCGTTACTGTATTCGTACAGCCATCCGCATTCGACACCTGCAAAGTGATGGTCTTCTCTCCTGTAGTCGTAAAATCAAAGGTAGGATTTGCCTCACTACTGCTGCCTTCACCATTGAAATCCCAACTGTAGGTGCTGATGTCCCCACTCGTGTTGACACTTGTAAATGTATTTTCATTGAGGATGCAACGGCTTTCATCAATCGTGAAGGATATATCCGGAGCTGTGGATGAGTTCACTGTTACCGTCTGAGTCAGCACCTCTTCACATCCCAATAGACCAAAGCCTCGAAGGATCACAGGGTAGGTACCTGATGTACCATAGCTCACCTCACCTGTAGGAGCAAAATCTTGTGAAAATGTCGTTGAACTCTCACAATCAGATCGCGTGAATCTTATCATCGAAAACTGGTTCGATGTAAATTCCACCCCTAATCCATAGTATATCCCTCCGTAAGCAATTACTTCAAATGCAGTGTTCACACTAAACAAGCCTCCAAAATTGCCTAGATCTTCCAGGGTTGGAGAGGTGTTACTCAAGCTACTACCAAAGTTCAACCGGTAAATGGACCCATTATTCGTCGTATTTACGAGCGCATAGTAATCTTCCTGTTCTTTCAATAAACTAAATCCTGCGCTGCGGCCAGTACCCAAGCCTGTCACCGTAACCGAACCACTGGTCAGACTCGTACCCATTGATAAATGATGCAGGTTACTGCCCGCTCCACTTACCAACCCAAACCAATCACTTCCCTCTTTCACAACCGAAACCTCCGTAGCAAAGGTGACCCCACTAATTGTTCTTGTGGTAACCGTGGGTTCATTCGAAAAGGAGGACCCAAAGTCAAGTACTACCAAGTTCCCATCACCTGCGATTACCGCATAATAATTACCCCCATCTTCCAACAGCTCCACCCCTCGCAAGTCACTCACGCCGACATCTCCAAGGCTCTCTGCGGTTGGGGCAGTGGTCAAACTACTCCACTGCAATCGATATACTATTCCTGATTGAGTCGTCAGTATTCCATAGCGTGTCGATCCTTCCATCATACTACCTATCCCCTGAAAGTCTGATGGAAGGCCCAGGTCGCCCAAATCCACCACATCGTAACTATCCGACAAGGAATCGAAATCTATCCGGAACATCTTCTGATTATCACGGCTCACAATGAACGTGTGAACCGAATTCGCCGACTCTCCGCGCAACGTCATCTGACCAAATGGAC
This DNA window, taken from Cytophagales bacterium, encodes the following:
- a CDS encoding Lrp/AsnC family transcriptional regulator, with product MKLNALNIKLDNTDRKILEILQSNAKITNAQLSKDIGLSPAPTLERVKKLENSGIIKSYHAKLDTNLIGLGVSTFVQVSLKGHNSKNIATFIERINDIPEVIECHHITGSGDFILKVISSDIASYQKLMLEKVSEIEVVDSMQSMVILSTFKDSKVMPVPE
- a CDS encoding glycosyltransferase family protein: MKYLFIVQGEGRGHMTQAISLGQILRNAGHEIVEVVMGKSKQRELPSFFVEKMNAKITRLDSPNFVTDKQHKSVKPMKTAIYTLLNSPKYEKSLKKIHEIVQRTQPDIIVNFYDFLGGLYNFRYRPRAKFICLAHQYLITHPEFDFPPGRKLERATLKLANKVTTLSADKILALSFQPFEDQPRKKTFVVPPLLRSEVKALTPTPGKSLLIYMVNPGYGAEVESFHKDYPEIALDCFWDKKDEPEELVVDETLTFHQLNDQKFIEKMAQSNGYITTAGFESVCEAMYLGKPTMMIPVQGHYEQACNAVDGEKAGAGIQNNAFNIKKLVDYIPSYQDVSVKFRPWADRNTELFLKHLT
- a CDS encoding PKD domain-containing protein; this encodes MAYSQVASFSVENEYCLSENILFTNESTGADAYLWDFCVGDLDSIPVASNQLTNSIFNQSFYQKVVLVGDDYYVFVSDFNDNRISVLKFSDSLSNETYSDFEISDPLMNGSSGLALLQYNEMWYGFLANFSSSEILRLSFGTSLENAPTIDVLTDINLVNPSGVEVVVEEDDVFLVVSNGASSESSFTIIEIGAPDSDINASQKINSAFGNRLRGISVQKIGNDYVGFIASSNNGDLVRLDFANTINSTPTISNYQGLSFSNTTNVDFVNEGGHYYATVMQRNGTLHHIKFDLNATTIASASTLGNLGVLSSNIFGYSMVRDSSNYYAVANDFSNNSFYLITYPNTCGGSGDYYSNDSNPFFSYNISGVKGISLAAFNGDQVNYAQRTLTVIAQSAPDIDFTIDENRCILINNTFTSVNTSGDISSYTWDFNGEGNSTDAAPTFDFVTTGEKTVTLNVSNASGCPNEVSRNVTIYPEPPTPTFSVSGGSLCTNNTLSFNNTTVDAAYDGLVTYSWDLNGEGNSTETNTQFTFATAGDKTITLQSFLTGCSSAVTSTDISIDEGPEVSFTFSNNCFSEAIAFTGAINGDFNSISWDFDDGTIITGELSPEHTYATAGNYTVQFTVTNDVGCSSTFSSELIVNDGALADFGFSNEVIENVSASFDGQDLTTSGDEVISWSWDFGGLGVSTEEDPSFTFTSAGDVLVTLTVETTQGCVSMVTKTVSVVQAVCPTLDVSMDSDLCLGELLTLSNNSINGQYYEWDFCGEDFRGEAEGIDLGVLTDLSTPYDLISLRGEEANTFHSFIVSRDNQKLFRIDFDSLSDTYAVVDLGDLGLSANIQGIGTYIEGTTRYGLLADQSGNVYRLIWSSLTTVPTVQNLGSTGVTDLRGIQMLEDGGNYFAILAGGGSSGQLVILDFGSSLSNTPTTTTRSISSVRFPSEIFVVNEAGLWFGLVSGTGSNLHHLSLGSDLSSGSVTTTALGIGRSAGFSLLKEFDDYYAIVNTTGSGTIYRMNFGSSLSNTSPTLEDLGNFGGLFSVNTAFEVIAYGGIYYGLGVEFTSNQFSMIRFTRSDCESSTTFSQDFAPTGEVSYGTSGTYPVILRGFGLLGCEEVLTQTVTVNSSTAPDISFTIDESRCILNENTFTSVNTSGDISTYSWDFNGEGSSSEANPTFDFTTTGEKTITLQVSNADGCTNTVTETLTIYPEPPMPTFTVSGGSLCTNTALTFTNTTDETGYDDVLTYSWDFNGEGNSTSKDGEFTFATSGTKTVTLQSFLPGCSSALSSTPVEITVGPEVSFTFDNNCFGEAISFTGEITGSSNSLTWDFGDGTTVSDELTPTHTYSLAGSYTVSLRATNADGCETIFTRELEVNDGALAAFSFPSEVVENLPISFDGEDLTLSGDAVVSWSWDFGGLESSTEEDPTFIFTDPGEVEVVLIVETSQGCSWTVTNTVTVIEAVCPTLSFTVDDDLCIGESLTLSNESVNTQYYEWDFCGEDYRGEGEGIDLGIISELSSPFGQMTLRGESANSVHTFIVSRDNQKMFRIDFDSLSDSYDVVDLGDLGLPSDFQGIGSMMEGSTRYGILTTQSGIVYRLQWSSLTTAPTAESLGDVGVSDLRGVELLEDGGNYYAVIAGDGNLVVLDFGSSFSNEPTVTTRTISGVTFATEVSVVKEGSDWFGLVSGAGSNLHHLSMGTSLTSGSVTVTGLGTGRSAGFSLLKEQEDYYALVNTTNNGSIYRLNFGSSLSNTSPTLEDLGNFGGLFSVNTAFEVIAYGGIYYGLGVEFTSNQFSMIRFTRSDCESSTTFSQDFAPTGEVSYGTSGTYPVILRGFGLLGCEEVLTQTVTVNSSTAPDISFTIDESRCILNENTFTSVNTSGDISTYSWDFNGEGSSSEANPTFDFTTTGEKTITLQVSNADGCTNTVTETLTIYPEPPMPTFTVSGGSLCTNTALTFTNTTDETGYDDVLTYSWDFNGEGNSTSKDGEFTFATSGTKTVTLQSFLPGCSSALSSTPVEITVGPEVSFTFNNNCFGEAISFTGEITGSSNSLTWDFGDGTTVSDELTPTHTYSLAGSYTVSLRATNADGCETIFTRELEVNDGALAAFSFPSEVVENLPISFDGEDLTLSGDAVVSWSWDFGGLESSTEEDPTFIFTDPGEVEVVLIVETSQGCSWTVTNTVTVIEAVCPTLSFTVDDDLCIGESLTLSNESVNTQYYEWDFCGEDYRGEGEGIDLGIISELSSPFGQMTLRGESANSVHTFIVSRDNQKMFRIDFDSLSDSYDVVDGLAPMIDIWPPPPPPPPPPPPPPQDTYSLAGSYTVSLRATNADGCETIFTRELEVNDGALAAFSFPSEVVENLPISFEGEDLTLSGDAVVSWSWDFGGIESSTEEDPTITFTSPGEVEVVLIVETSQGCSWTVTNTVTVIEAVCPTLSFTVDDDLCIRESLTLSNESVNTQYYEWDFCGEDYRGEGEGIDLGIISELSSPFGQLTLRGESANSVHTFIVSRDNQKMFRIDFDSLSASYDVVDLGDLGIPSDFQGIGSMMEGSTRYGILTTQSGIVYRLQWSSLTTAPTAESLGDVGVSDLRGVELLEDGGNYYAVIAGDGNLVVLDFGSSFSNEPTVTTRTISGVTFATEVSVVKEGSDWFGLVSGAGSNLHHLSMGTSLTSGSVTVTGLGTGRSAGFSLLKEQEDYYALVNTTNNGSIYRLNFGSSLSNTSPTLEDLGNFGGLFSVNTAFEVIAYGGIYYGLGVEFTSNQFSMIRFTRSDCESSTTFSQDFAPTGEVSYGTSGTYPVILRGFGLLGCEEVLIQSFTVNNNTAPDIEFNITDSRCIDNANIFTASTDIYTYSWDFNGEAVGISAEETFQFTSPGEKRVTLDISDGTCTNTIEETITIYDAPPVPVFDISGNICQSTSLEIANSTEDADWEDVIAYDWTFNGDSMVTADQPDFAFTGSGDQSVSVVATIPGCTSEAATQQITVNDLPGIDYSISPTCDQEVTNFTNLTIGAISYSWDFGDGFTSTQTSPSHLYQVPGDYEISMVATNSSGCTDTLRQAFSVDFLPEAGFRAQLPCEGAINLIDTSSVAASDIVDWSYSVESIEELFSDQNPELILNEPGDYEITQEVTSSAGCQSSVTQIITVQDAADPAIQIDAACFGSSFHFTDISDISTGNRVISRIWNFEGQNIEIADTSIVDIDYVFSTPGTYDVSLTLTTQNLCTSTISSRVTVLERPVLAFDNPQICQNDFATFSDLSTSTEDAIVSRQWILNGALIGNGTSVSHKFTVDGDNDIWLVTTTAQGCIDTLTRQVNVLSAPVASFEASSNFGVEGSGFTFTNTSTGSTSYQWLVDDQPVSTDNDFETIFDASGNREVSLIAFSEFSCSDTTSIDVLVRVPEIDIALTGMRLVPLDESPEFSVIQVSVENNSNLPVNSLRFSVEVEDQLPFQSTENVLVPIGQSRSFELNLDVPNQASYICVQVTATYDSEDMNMENNSICENFEPQPVFPPVYPNPATNEISVDTVLPTEGDVIISLLDASGKVEIQERYTDLNEGLQSFRVELAPFKPGIYFIRIAYGEFVEIKRIVKQ